A stretch of DNA from Spirosoma endbachense:
CGATATTGTTAGAGATAATGATCGACCTATTATTCAGCCAACTATTATTGGGCAAAGGGCCATCGACGGTTGGCTTTCTATCCCTGAGTTTTATCCGTTCGTTCAGTTAGATGCATTTCAGCTAATGCCCAATCACTTACATGGCATTCTTTTTATCAACAAACCCGACTATAACGATTGGCGGCCCAATGCCTTCGGACCACAGAGCAATAACATACCATCAATCATAAGGGGCTTCAAATCAGGCGTAACAGCCTATGCCACGATCCATCAGATTCCTTTTTGCTGGCAACCCCGCTATCATGACCGTGTTATTCGTAATGACAACGAACTGAGCAGAATTCGCCAGTATATCGAAAACAATCCTGCCCAATGGGCACAGGATTACGAAAATAAAGAAGGATTATACATGTAGACGCGACCCTTCGCGTCTCATGCGCGTCAGCAATAAATTGACAAAAACATCTGGATATGAATGAGAATGAGACGCGAAGGGTCGCGTCTCTACAGTTACACGCCAGCACAACGCAATACTTAATTCCCTTTACTCGAACCGCCTTCCTGCGCCAGCGCCAATTTGACCGCATCGTAGAGATTCACGATCCCGCCCGTTTTTGATAGACTGGCAAAATCAACCGTGTCGCTCGATTCAGGCTTGTGGACTTTCGTTTTGTAAGGCGTTGCAGACTGTACGATAATTCGCTTGATGTCGGCATAGGTCAGTTTCGGGAAATACGATTTCAATACCGCAGCCACACCCGCTACCACTGGCGAAGCCATGCTCGTACCGCTGTTGTTTTCGTATTTACTGCCTGGCACCGTCGAATAAATATCTTTACCCGGCGCAAAAACGTCTACAGTCTGTTTGCCGTAGTTCGAAAAGCTGGCAACCAGATCGGCATTGTTCGGTTCGGCACTCGCGCCCACCGTAATGACGTTTGGAATAGACGACCCGTCGATAAACCGGGGAGCCGGATAATTGGCGGCCGTATCGATATCCTTACCGTCGTTGCCAGCCGCATGAATCATCAGTACACCCTTCGAAAGTGCATAGCGTTCAGCATCTTCAACAACTTTTCGCTGGGGCGAATAGTCCTTGCCGAAACTCATATTGATAATCTGCGCGCCGTTATCCACAGCATAGCGAATGGCATTGGCAATGTCTTTATCGCGCTCATCGCCGTCGGGAACAGCCCGAACACCCATAATCTGAACGGCATCAGCAATACCCATCACCCCTAATTTGTTGGTGCGGTCGGCACCGATGATACCGGCAACGTGGGTGCCGTGATCGGCCCGAGGACCAGCGATGTCAGAATTGCCGTAATCGCGCTGGGTCAGATCGTTTGGATTGTCGCCCACAATGGCCCGGCTGTCGAAGTCAGGATTATAGTTATATTCGGCGCGTGACTTCAGTTGCTCGTTTGCCTTTTCAAGTTCGTTCGTCACCACGTCGGCGTCGGCAGCCCCCTGTTGATTTAACAGACGCAACACACCCATCACTGGGCGTTTCAGGGCCGCATTCGTAATGGTATCGGCAGCTTTTCGTAGGGTGATCGTATCCAGCTTTGTTACGTTCAGTGCTTTTTTCAAGGCAGTGACGGCTGTTGTATACTGTTCATAAAACTGGCTAATCCCCTGATACTGTGCCTTGTACTGTGCCTGATTCTTTTCGACTTCGGCTTTTGTTTTTACGTATAGATCGTATTCTTTCTGCTGATCCGGCTTTAGTGAAGCACGGGTTTTGCCATCATATTTTGGCTTAAGCTGAGCATAGAGCCGGGTTACTTCGGCCGTTTCATAGCTAACGTTACGACCATCTTTCCCACCAATGAAGTTCCAGCCATGAACATCGTCAACGTAGCCGTTTTTATCGTCATCTTTACCGTTACCGGCAACTTCTTTGGGGTTGATCCAAAGCACTCGCTTCAGGTCTTCGTGGGTGGTGTCGATACCGCCATCGATCACAGCGACCACTACAGGCGTAGCTTTACGATCTTTGAGGAGTTCGCGGTAGGTGCGCTCAACGCTGATACCTGCTGTGCTATCGGTTTTATCACGCAGATACCACTGCGTTTCCTGCGCCAAAGCTGCTACAGAAAGCAGGCAGACCGACGCGCTGATAAGGAGTTTCTTCATGAATTGTTAACAAAAAATCTTCACAAATTACGTATAAACAAGTAGTTGTGAGGCTTAAAAGTTGTTAAATGGCACACATATTTTTAGTTATAGTCTATAATTGATGACTTATTTACTAATTGATATCCTACCTTACTTGCTCTGTCTAGCCATTTTGTCCGAATAATAAAACTCATTAAACGCTTTCGGATACAGCGGAAAAACGACTTCTGGTTCTTCCAGATCAGGGTGCCAGGTTTTCTCCCACTCGAAACTATAATAGCCAGTATAGCCCCCATTCGCTAACGCGGCAATCGCATCAAAAATAGGGGTTTCGCCCTGGCCCAGGGAGGTGTAATGGAATTTCCCATCGATC
This window harbors:
- a CDS encoding transposase is translated as MDETKFQNKYRIEPARLEDYDYGANGAYFITICSKNKICYFGDIVRDNDRPIIQPTIIGQRAIDGWLSIPEFYPFVQLDAFQLMPNHLHGILFINKPDYNDWRPNAFGPQSNNIPSIIRGFKSGVTAYATIHQIPFCWQPRYHDRVIRNDNELSRIRQYIENNPAQWAQDYENKEGLYM
- a CDS encoding S8 family peptidase, which translates into the protein MKKLLISASVCLLSVAALAQETQWYLRDKTDSTAGISVERTYRELLKDRKATPVVVAVIDGGIDTTHEDLKRVLWINPKEVAGNGKDDDKNGYVDDVHGWNFIGGKDGRNVSYETAEVTRLYAQLKPKYDGKTRASLKPDQQKEYDLYVKTKAEVEKNQAQYKAQYQGISQFYEQYTTAVTALKKALNVTKLDTITLRKAADTITNAALKRPVMGVLRLLNQQGAADADVVTNELEKANEQLKSRAEYNYNPDFDSRAIVGDNPNDLTQRDYGNSDIAGPRADHGTHVAGIIGADRTNKLGVMGIADAVQIMGVRAVPDGDERDKDIANAIRYAVDNGAQIINMSFGKDYSPQRKVVEDAERYALSKGVLMIHAAGNDGKDIDTAANYPAPRFIDGSSIPNVITVGASAEPNNADLVASFSNYGKQTVDVFAPGKDIYSTVPGSKYENNSGTSMASPVVAGVAAVLKSYFPKLTYADIKRIIVQSATPYKTKVHKPESSDTVDFASLSKTGGIVNLYDAVKLALAQEGGSSKGN